The segment GCAATGGCGATGTCATTCAGGAAACGATTATTTTGAAAAGTGATTCATTAAAAGTGAATGTGCTTGACCTGCCCGAAAAAAACAAACCTGCAAGCTTTGATGGGGCTGTTGGCAATTTCAGCATGGAAGCATCGCTGTTGAACAAAACGATTGCAGCAAACGATTACGCAACACTACGTGTGGTCATAAAGGGAAAAGGAAATCTTCCAATGATCACAGCACCCACAGTTCACTGGCCAAGTGGAGTTGATTCGTTTGATGCGAAACTGAGCGAAGAGATCGATAAACACAATGCCCCCATCAGCGGAACAAAAACATTTGACATTCCATTCGCTGTTTCAAAAGCCGGATTGTTCACGATACCAAAGATCAACTTCACTTATTTTGATGAACAGTCGAAAACATATCATACACTTTCAAGCGATAGTCTGCAATTGAACGTAACGGCAGCAGTTAAACGGAAAACCCCTGTGTTTCATGATGAGCCGATTGTAAAGGAAGGCTTGCCACGATGGGTATGGGTAGCAAGCGTTGGCAGTGGTTTGCTGGTATTGATCGTCGGTATCTTTTTCGTTCAACACAAAAAAGAGCAGAAAGCAAAGGCAAGTATTGTTGTACCTCAACAACAAGTGGAAGAAGAACTCCAACCACAAAAAACGATGGATGCTTATTTGCAACCGGCAGCTTATGTATTGCAGGGATTACATCCAAAACAGTTTTATACATTACTCATGCAGGGTGTGCAGGATTTTTTAATTGAACGCCTCGATCTACAAACAAAAAATATCAGCAATACACAACTGGTACAGGCTCTGCAGCAAAAAAACTGGCCCGATCTCGCAACACAATTCCAGGAACTTGTACAAGCTTGTGAGTTAGCTGTGTTTAGTCCAATGGAAATAACAGATGACAGGGAACTGCTGATGCAACAATCAAAAGAGTTGCTGCAGGAAGTGGATAAGCGATCTTAAATCTGCATTTACTTTCGCATAGCGATGACATCGTTCTTTAAAAATGATTTAGCTTTTTCAATCTCAGGTCTGTTACTGTTTGGAGAATTAGATGTTGTGATCAGCAGACTGTAATAATGGTTTGCTTTCTCTTTATCGCCAGAGAGTTCGCTGGCTAATCCGGCACCATATAAAGCATTAAACCTGTTTGGATGAGTTTTCAAATTTGCTTCGTAGGCTGCCATTGCTTCTTTTGGTTTATTCATCTGCAATAACATATCAGCCATTGATTCACGTGCAGGAATAATTTCTCCGGGAGTAACAGGACTTTTTCCTGTTTTATCTTCCAATTCAACAGCAGCTGTAATTTGAACTAAGGCTTCGTTTGTTTTTCCTTCTTTAAAAAGTATCCACGCTTCGCCTGTTTTTAATTGTATCAACACCTGATTGGCTTTGTACATGTCTTTTTCAGCGATCAATAATTGACGCATACTGTCCAGATTTTTCAATTCAGTTTTTGCTGCATCAAGTTTGTTTATATGAACAGCCCCCATCAACCGTGTAAAATGGGTGATCGCTTTTTGCCACGGAAATTTTTGCCATGGAAAATCAATTGGGTGCATTTCCATGCCCGCCGCTTCTTTCCATAATTTATTTTCGAGATAATAGCGGGAGGGAATAGCTGCAAATGCATAAGCATCTTTAAAATTAACAGGATATACTTCTGTTATAGTCTTCAAATACTCACATTGCTGTTTAGCTAAATTATTTTCTCCCCGTTGCAGATAAGCATACACAAGATAATCCATGCCATGCAGTTCTTCATCCCAATGACCTTTGATGCCAGCCGTTTCCGCATAACATTTTGCAGACGAAGTTGAAATAAGATTTGATTGTATACATTCAGCCCAAAGACCAAGACGTGTAAAAATATGCGAAGGCATATGTTGTGCATGTGCTGATGATGGAGCAATAGATGCATATTTTCTTGCAGCAGGCAATGCAAGCGACGCAAGCTCGGGATAATCATACGTGTGAATAATGTAATGCACAATCCCGGGATGATTAGGTTCATTCGGATAAAGAGCCGTTAAGATGGTTCCTGCTTTCCGTTGTTTGGTATATGTTTTATCAGCAGGATCTGCGGCGCCTACAAGTGACAGGGCGTAAAACGCAGCAACTTCTTTATCTGCAGGGTAGCTCGTATAAAGCTTTTCCATTTCTTTTTCAAAAAAGAGTGTTCTGCTACGATGATCGATCGTATTCCAGTCTTTGTAGAACAATGCCATCGCATCAATGTAATCTGTTTCTTTTTTTGATTTATTCTTTAAAGCTTGTGCAATCAAGATGGCTTTTGTTCCTTTCTTCAGCTCAGCTTCAGTTGGCGGCGATGGCCATACCTGGTGATAATTACTCATGGCAACTCCCCAATAAGCCATGGCGCATGTTGGTTCTTCTTCAATCACTTTTGCAAATACTTTTTCCGCTTCATCATACTCAAACGAATGCAATAAGGCAATCGCCAGGTCAAAGTCTTTTTTGGTTTTTGGGGAACACGAAGTGATAAATTCAACAGTGCCGAATTGCTCATCGGCAGGTCCACACAGCACAACATTTCCACGTTTAAGATCGATCTCACTGATTTCTTCTTTTGATGGAGCTGTACTTGTTCCTTTACATGCGGTAAGCTGTAACAGGAATAAATAAAATACAGCTCTTGTAAGACCTTGAAATAATTTATTCATTACCACGGGTGTTTTTAAAAACTACTGAAGAGCTTTTGCGAGAATGTTGATGCAATAGCTCAAGCTACACAAAATTTATACCCCGTAACCGGAAAGTTATATCCATGCAACAAATGATCTTACTCTGCTGATCAGGCTGATACATGTAATTCAGGATGTACAGGTATTGCCTCACCTTCCAACGCATGTGATTTGAAGAAAAAGCCCATCCATAAAACCGATGCTCCCACAAATATTAAACCGGCGATCATTTGCCAACCGATCCACTCAGCCATACCATGTGCATTAAGAATGGCAATGAGTGTAACAAGCATATACAATAAGCGGAACATCTCGAGTGCCACCGCCCATTTTTTTGCACGAAGAATACCGCCCCAGCCGATCGTCATCATAAAAATTCCGGCAGTCATGATCAACCGTTCAGTAATGGTCAAAGGCATGGTGAGGTTAATGGTGATGAACATGTAAACTAAACCCGCTGCAATTTGTGCAATGATGTAGGGTTTTGTATTACGGAATTGCTTGCTGGAGAATTTCACCTGGCTCTCTCTTGTGTAGCCAACTCTTGGAAAAGCCTGTCCCACATTTTTTGGCCGCCAGCCTAATGGCATAAACCAGATGCGGATCTTGTCCCACCAACTGTCGGCAGCAACAGCATCATCCCACAATTGTTTCCAATATTGAATATTGATATAGATCGGGTCCCAGGTGCGTGGCGGATGTGTAACACCATAACATACTTCTTCTTTTTCTTCTTCAAACGAACCGAAGATCTTATCCCAGATGATGAGGAATTCCGAAAAATTCTTATCAAGATATTGCGTGTTGACACCATGATGTACACGATGATGTGAAGGTGTTACAAATATCTTTTCAAGAATTCCCATTTTCTTAATCAGACGGGTATGATGCCAGTAAGCAAGAAACAAATGCACTGCTGCCATAGAATAGATCATCTCAGGAGAATAGCCAATCACTGCGAGTATCCAATCGAAGAATAAAAACTGGAACATACGTTGGGTAAAACTGGCACGCAAGCCTACCGACAAATTCATTTCTTCTGATGAATGATGGGGCATATGTGCCGCCCAGAAAATATTAATGGTATGCCCCACCCGGTGGAACCAATAGAAAATAAAATCCTGCAGCAGAAGAAGTATCAGCAAGCTGTACCATGTAGCAGGAATTTTCCACGGCGCCACATTATTGTACAGCCATCCGTAAAAGTGATACACAAAAAACAGAACAGCAAGATTGATACATTGGTTGCCGATGCCGGTTGCAAGATTGGCAACAGTATCCTGGAAACTGTAGTAACCGTTTTTCTTCTTCACACAATACACAATTTCCAGTAAGAGCAACAGTATTGCCAGCGGTGATAAAAGTGCATATACATTCATAACAAAATGTTTATCTAAAATTAGACAGCATCTGTTTCTAATGCAATACCACTCACCGGTTGATATTTGCAGGCTTTGCCAAACATTTTAATTGCGTTGGCATAAACTGCGGTCTTTAAAAAATAATCTCTTTTATTTTGCTTATCCTGCAATAGATACGCCGATCAACTTACCAATGCCAAAGGTGATAGCTGCAGCAAGTAAACCAAATAACACCTGTCTGAAACCCGAGAACCAAACATTTCTTCCGGTGAACAAAGTAATAGCAGCGCCGATCAGGAATAAACCTAATGCACTCACCGCAACACTTATGCCAATGGCGGCAGCACCGCTGGCGAACATAAATGGTGCAACAGGTATAATGGCGCCAATGGCAAATAGAATGAAAGAATATACAGCCGCTTCAACAGCCGATCCTTTTAATTCGTCTGCATCAATTCCCAGTTCTTCTTTCACCAACAGATCGTGTGCCTGCGTTTTATCTTTCATTAATTCATCGGCAAGAACATAAGCTTTCTGTTCATCAATTCCTTTGGCCATATAGATCAAGGCAATTTCTTTTTTCTCTCCTTCAGGATTTACTTCCAGCTCTTCCATCTCCAGTTGCATCTGGTTCTCGTATAACTCCTGCGAACTTTTTACAGAGATCCATTCGCCCAATGCCATGGATAAGGCCCCAGCCAATAACCCTGCAAGACCAGCTAATAAAACTCCCTGCTGACCTTGTGTGGCACCTGCAATGCCCATTACCAAACTGAAGTTGGACACCAATCCGTCATTACCACCCAACACAGCTGCACGAATGGCATTGCCACCAACAGAACGGTGTCGTTTTTCAAAGCGTGAAATTTGTTTACCCGATACTTCCACTTCTTTTTCTAAAATGGAACGAAGGATTTTTACATGCGTTGTTTCGCTTCCGGTAAGGACTTCTTTATTTTTCTTTTTGGTTTGAACGATTGCATTCGAAATACTTTTCTCTGTATCCATCAATGTACCCAACACATAATCATATCCAAATACTTTACCGATGAGGTTTAAGGTTTTTGCCCGCCACGATGGTTTGGGAAGAAGTGAAGTGTCGATCTTTTCTTTTGCAGCAAATGCAACTGCATGACTGTTTTCAATTTCACTCATTTGCCTGAATACATTGGCAATAACCGGATCATCTTCATGAATTGCCAGTTTATTGTAGAGAAAAGCGGCATCTATTTCGGTTTGAATATTTTTCTGGTTCATAGCTTGTCTTAAAGGATTAAGATAAACAGAAGCGACCCAAACTGCGATGATGTTGATTGGCTGAAGAACTGATTTTGAAAAGCGGAATTACAGCTTTCACTTTGTTATAAGGGAAAGACCGTAAGTGCTGAAATGCTTTTTCCAGTTAGCAAGCGAAAAGCCATATTCAAAATCACCCAGTTCATCCACATTCCGGTTAACGTGTGCTGAACAACGATCGGCAAAAACAACCAGTGTTTTTTCCTGCAGGCTGAATTGTATGTATTCAAGTGAATTGTACAACTGGCTTTTAAGACAGTTGCTGTAAACTTCGATCATCTCTTCATAGTATTCTTTATCATCCTTATCAACAGACGAACCTTTCTTTGATAATAACTCTTTGGCTGATCTTATTTTCTGTTGCAGCAATTCCTTTTTTTGTTTGTTCATTGCTTCGAGTAACAGCTTTTTACCGGAAGGAGTTAATAACTCTTCCAGTTTAAATTCTTTACCTGTTTGCAGATCGAAATTGTAGTAACGGGTGAACGGCTCGCAATAAGCGCCGCAACCTTCTGCTGAAATACTGATGCTTAAAATGCGTTTGCTGTTCTGCAAAACTTCGTAGGAAATATCAGAAAGCAAACCGAAATTATTCTCTTCACCGGGCCAAATGTTTTCAAAAATGCTTTTTTTGATTTTGTTCCTGTCAACATCTAAAAAATCACTGCAAAGCGCATTGTTGATGCGATTAGATACTGTGCCGCTTTTTCCTTTAATGATGGGGAAGATGTATTCCTCTGTTTTTCTGAGCGGATGCGTTTCTTTGATCTCTTTCACAGTTACCTGGCTATGCAACAAGGTTGGAAACAGGAAAACAAGCAGGGATATTTTTCTCATGAATAAGGCAGTTGTAGTTCTAAGCTCAATTTAAGGATTTATGTGTTGCAGTATTTAAAGTTTACAGATGAGGTAAAGGACGAGATTTGTTACTTTTTTGTATTTTTCATATATATGAGAGATCTCAGGCCTTTATATTTTACTGCGATAATGATTGTGAGTTTAATTGCAGGGATATACTTGTGGACTTATGAAGGTGAACTGATCCGATCGCCCAGAATTGCTCAGGTAATGTGTTTTATTGTTGCTGCGGCTTGCTTATGGGCATTGACAAGAAAAGACAACGAGAAGTTACAAGAGCCAAGCGGCAAATATTTAGAATTCTTGGAAGAGTTAAAAAGATTTAAAGCTAAGGCTGAAATAATATTACCTGATCATGATGCCTGCGAATTCAGAAATGGAACTTACTATCATGAGGTGGAAGACAAAGACATTTCTTGGATGGCCAGAGGAAGTCATATCATGTTTAGTGAAGAAGTAACAAAAACTGAAAAAGTAATTCAATCGAGCTTTCTTTACTGGCATCAGGAAGGAGGAACTGTGAAAAAATATGCAAGTCAGGGTTTCCCATTTGACAAAATAGCCCTACAGCTTTATGTTATGGATGGGAAAATTAAATTGTATGTAGATAGATTTGATAGAAATAGATACTTCTTTGAATTGGAAGAGAGTAAATAAGAGTAGACTAAATCATTCTCTCACCGCCACAGCAATCTTTGAATCAGCCGTTCCATAATACAAAAACCATTTGTTCTTAAAATAAACCAGGCCTTCTACAAAGCACACTTCATTCACTTCGCCCACACGCTCATAATCTTTATCAGGACGAATGAAATTTGAATCAGTTCGACTGATGAGTTTCCACGGTTCCTCTTTATCAAACAATGCCTGACCGGCAGCATAAGTAAACTTCGGCATACCGCTGTCGCTGAAGTTGGCTGCATTACTTCCATTATAAATCAACAGAATGCCATCGTTCTGCAGCAACGCATACGGACCGGGTTCTACCAACCGGCTGTCGAAATAACCCATACGTGGATGTAACACCGTGATCATCTTTTTGCTTTCTTCATTTTCAGCAACGGTCCAGTGAATCAAATCATCAGACGATGCCATGAACAGATCTGTATCGCCAAAATACATCCAGTACTTCCCATTGATCTTTGTCGCAACGATCTTCTCCCCATTTTGTTTGGCAACAATGGCCCCCGACTTCGACCACACATCTTTATGTTTCTCATCATTTAATACCAAACCATGTTTGGTCCAGCTTCGCAGATCTTTAGAAGTAGCCAAACAAAGTCTGGCTGTTTTACCATCGTAAGAAGTATAAGTAAGAATATAAGTGCCGTCTTCGCTTTCCACCACACGTGGATCTTCCACACCACCTTTCCATTCATAAATTTTCATGCTGTCATTATCGGGAAAGAAAACGGGTTGCGGCAGTTTGGTGAAATGTAAACCATCATCACTCACTGCAAGACCAAGGCGTGAAGTCATCTGCCTGTCCTGTGCACGGTAGAGCAAATACACTTTACCATCTTTTACAACGGCTGATGGGTTGAGTACATTGCGTTCTTCCCAGTTCACCGTTTGTTTACTCAAGGGACAAGTAAATTGCTGCGACGAATCAGGTTGCAGAATAGGATTGAGACTATCCACTTTTACAAAGTTGAGCATTGCCCAACTGTTAGTTGTTGTTGCTGTTTGTTTTGGTTGTTCAGTACAACCGCATAGAAGAATAGTGAAAAGGAAAATGAAAACCTTGTTCATGCCGGCAAGTTTACAGGAAGGTAGGAAAATGCGGGTAGAGAATTGATAAGAATTTCGTCTACGATAGTACAAACGTAGTGCTTGTGATAAACAGGTGTTAATTGATTTTGTAATATTTAACCGATTGTGTTCGGGGTATAAACACAGCTATTAATTTTTGCTTTATAGACAATGGTTCCAGGTCACCGTTTAGATATTTTAAACGGCACAGCATCATGCCAATTGTTTTCTGGAAGATTATAATGCAAATGAATCTGTATAGGAATAGTATAAAAAAGATTAAAAAGTAACTGGTGTAAGTATTAGAGCCTATTAATCCTAAGATGATTTCTTTTGGTATAATTATATAAATAGAAAAAACTATAAAAATTTCAACAGCAAAGTCAATTAAACTGGCCAGTAATCTTTGAAAATAAGAAGCCTCTGTTTCAGAATTTTGTATGTCAGAGAATATTGAATCGGTGTTCTCCATTGGAATTATTTTCGATTTTTTAAAGATAGGAAATGTATCCGGTCCGCCGTCGTTTGGTGTTTTCACCAACGACACATGCACATAGCCGGGTTTTATTTGTTATAATTTATGCGGTTGGTCGGGAGACGCAACCTCGGCGTGTTTTTTTCGATGATATCCAAGAGCGGTGAAAATCTTAAATATTGAAACTGATAATTAGCGGAGTATGGTCGCTATGAGTTATCCAGTTTTCATATGACCCGATCTCGAAGCTTTCCACTTTGTTATAAAGGTCTTCAGAAGCAAAACAATAATCGATATGATAAGGTTTTTCCTTTTTTCGTTGCAGGTAAAAAGTTGGATGACTTTCTTTTCCCTGTTCCTGTTTTTGATACTTATGATAAACGCTGTGGATGTTCTTTTCGGTTAACTTATCAACCACTGCTGAATGATTGCCAATTCTTTTTGGCCTGTCCCAGATTTTGTTGCTGTTGAAATCGCCAGTTAATATGGTTGGCCCACTGCTTAATAGTTGGTCATAATGCTTGATTGCTTTCCAAATTTGCTCTACGTATTGTCCATCCGGGTCGTTGCGGTTGTTCGCCCAAATGGCGAAAAGTGTAAAATCAAGTTGGCCGCCAGTAACAGATATTGGCGAAATAATCTTTATATCAGCGTTATGCTGGTCAAGAAGTTTCAACTTATAATTGTTGAAAGAGAAAATACCAAGCCCTTTGTGTTTATTGTCGCCAAACCAGAGTATGTTGTTAGGCTTTATGGTTGTAGTATCGAAAGATATTTTGTCGGGATGCTCACATTCCGGAATAACTAAAATGTCTGGTTGTTCAAGCAAAATGACGTTTGCTTTTTTTCTAAAAGCTCCTTGACAATTCCAGGTTATTAATCTCATGCAAAAGTTTAGTATAGTTTTTTTGAATCAGCAAGCGCATTTTTCTATGTCATTTTTGTAATCTATGCTCTTGCACATATTATACAACTCAAAGCATCTAGTTGGGAACCCCAATAAGCAAAAGTTATAGTTAATATAAATAGAAGAATAAAGAATCGAACATTCTTCTGCTTGAATAAAACAATGAGGCTAAAGATTAGGAAACAGAATGAGATCAAATAATACGACATGCTAATAAGATCACCTGTACTGCTGTGTTTGTTGTTAGCCGTTTGTGCAACAGGGATTAGAAGAGAATATGCAAAATAACCTACTCCTATAAGAGCTAACAAAAGCAGTTCTTTTCCTCTTATTGTTTTACTAAATCTTTTAAGGGTCAAGGACATGATATTAAGGATATGCTTACTAGGGTATAGAGATAAAAGACAAGTCAAAGTTTCACTCCCCCTCCACAAACCGATACCCAACCCCTCTTGCCGAATGGAAATAAACCGGGTTACGGCTGTCTTCTTCAAAATACTTACGGAAGTTGAGGATGAAGTTGTCGATAGTACGAGTAGTAGGATACACGTTGTAACCCCAAACGACCTGCAGAATTTTTTCACGGGTTACTACCTCGTTCTTGTTTTCAATTAACAGGTGCAGGAGCATACTTTCTTTTTTGCTCAGTTGTATTTTTTCGCCTTTAAAGTTGACGGCTTCCTGCGCTTTAAAATCGATATTGTTATTACCAAAGCTGTAGCTTTCGCCAATGCTGTCTTTGTCCTGTATCTTTTTATTTTTCTCGATGAGCTTCTCCACACGCAGCAACAACTCTTCGAGGTTAAACGGTTTGGTAAGATAATCATCGGCCCCTTTCTTTAAACCCAGCACACGGTCATGTGATGTATTCTTGGCACTCAACATCAGGATCGGCACTTCGTTCTTACGGATGCGGATACTTTCTGTAGCACTGATGCCGTCCATTTCCGGCATCATCACATCCATAATGATGAGATCGAAATATTCATTCTCCACTG is part of the Lacibacter sediminis genome and harbors:
- a CDS encoding BatD family protein; this encodes MLQRPLYMFWVMTFLLLSFCTAAQVKLSVIPSKTVVQQNENFQLQFVVEGASQIDDFTPPSFRNFEQMSGFDQTNGWTWVNGSLSEYITYTITLRPKIKGRLPIASAIVKAKGKIATSSPIVIFVKEAGSIKQVEEERPDYYLMPNENLKDKVAKNLFIKATIDKHSCYVGEPVLATFKLFTRLDSESKIVKRPSLNGFSVVDMEQPETGIFSKEMYNGKLYNCYLIRKVQLFPLQSGQLIIEPVEVENLVRMIRARARSTKETNTWLDAVMEKVKEEEYSNGDVIQETIILKSDSLKVNVLDLPEKNKPASFDGAVGNFSMEASLLNKTIAANDYATLRVVIKGKGNLPMITAPTVHWPSGVDSFDAKLSEEIDKHNAPISGTKTFDIPFAVSKAGLFTIPKINFTYFDEQSKTYHTLSSDSLQLNVTAAVKRKTPVFHDEPIVKEGLPRWVWVASVGSGLLVLIVGIFFVQHKKEQKAKASIVVPQQQVEEELQPQKTMDAYLQPAAYVLQGLHPKQFYTLLMQGVQDFLIERLDLQTKNISNTQLVQALQQKNWPDLATQFQELVQACELAVFSPMEITDDRELLMQQSKELLQEVDKRS
- a CDS encoding tetratricopeptide repeat protein → MNKLFQGLTRAVFYLFLLQLTACKGTSTAPSKEEISEIDLKRGNVVLCGPADEQFGTVEFITSCSPKTKKDFDLAIALLHSFEYDEAEKVFAKVIEEEPTCAMAYWGVAMSNYHQVWPSPPTEAELKKGTKAILIAQALKNKSKKETDYIDAMALFYKDWNTIDHRSRTLFFEKEMEKLYTSYPADKEVAAFYALSLVGAADPADKTYTKQRKAGTILTALYPNEPNHPGIVHYIIHTYDYPELASLALPAARKYASIAPSSAHAQHMPSHIFTRLGLWAECIQSNLISTSSAKCYAETAGIKGHWDEELHGMDYLVYAYLQRGENNLAKQQCEYLKTITEVYPVNFKDAYAFAAIPSRYYLENKLWKEAAGMEMHPIDFPWQKFPWQKAITHFTRLMGAVHINKLDAAKTELKNLDSMRQLLIAEKDMYKANQVLIQLKTGEAWILFKEGKTNEALVQITAAVELEDKTGKSPVTPGEIIPARESMADMLLQMNKPKEAMAAYEANLKTHPNRFNALYGAGLASELSGDKEKANHYYSLLITTSNSPNSNRPEIEKAKSFLKNDVIAMRK
- a CDS encoding sterol desaturase family protein, whose protein sequence is MNVYALLSPLAILLLLLEIVYCVKKKNGYYSFQDTVANLATGIGNQCINLAVLFFVYHFYGWLYNNVAPWKIPATWYSLLILLLLQDFIFYWFHRVGHTINIFWAAHMPHHSSEEMNLSVGLRASFTQRMFQFLFFDWILAVIGYSPEMIYSMAAVHLFLAYWHHTRLIKKMGILEKIFVTPSHHRVHHGVNTQYLDKNFSEFLIIWDKIFGSFEEEKEEVCYGVTHPPRTWDPIYINIQYWKQLWDDAVAADSWWDKIRIWFMPLGWRPKNVGQAFPRVGYTRESQVKFSSKQFRNTKPYIIAQIAAGLVYMFITINLTMPLTITERLIMTAGIFMMTIGWGGILRAKKWAVALEMFRLLYMLVTLIAILNAHGMAEWIGWQMIAGLIFVGASVLWMGFFFKSHALEGEAIPVHPELHVSA
- a CDS encoding VIT1/CCC1 transporter family protein, which codes for MNQKNIQTEIDAAFLYNKLAIHEDDPVIANVFRQMSEIENSHAVAFAAKEKIDTSLLPKPSWRAKTLNLIGKVFGYDYVLGTLMDTEKSISNAIVQTKKKNKEVLTGSETTHVKILRSILEKEVEVSGKQISRFEKRHRSVGGNAIRAAVLGGNDGLVSNFSLVMGIAGATQGQQGVLLAGLAGLLAGALSMALGEWISVKSSQELYENQMQLEMEELEVNPEGEKKEIALIYMAKGIDEQKAYVLADELMKDKTQAHDLLVKEELGIDADELKGSAVEAAVYSFILFAIGAIIPVAPFMFASGAAAIGISVAVSALGLFLIGAAITLFTGRNVWFSGFRQVLFGLLAAAITFGIGKLIGVSIAG
- a CDS encoding glycoside hydrolase family 130 protein, giving the protein MNKVFIFLFTILLCGCTEQPKQTATTTNSWAMLNFVKVDSLNPILQPDSSQQFTCPLSKQTVNWEERNVLNPSAVVKDGKVYLLYRAQDRQMTSRLGLAVSDDGLHFTKLPQPVFFPDNDSMKIYEWKGGVEDPRVVESEDGTYILTYTSYDGKTARLCLATSKDLRSWTKHGLVLNDEKHKDVWSKSGAIVAKQNGEKIVATKINGKYWMYFGDTDLFMASSDDLIHWTVAENEESKKMITVLHPRMGYFDSRLVEPGPYALLQNDGILLIYNGSNAANFSDSGMPKFTYAAGQALFDKEEPWKLISRTDSNFIRPDKDYERVGEVNEVCFVEGLVYFKNKWFLYYGTADSKIAVAVRE
- a CDS encoding RDD family protein; its protein translation is MENTDSIFSDIQNSETEASYFQRLLASLIDFAVEIFIVFSIYIIIPKEIILGLIGSNTYTSYFLIFFILFLYRFICIIIFQKTIGMMLCRLKYLNGDLEPLSIKQKLIAVFIPRTQSVKYYKIN
- a CDS encoding endonuclease/exonuclease/phosphatase family protein — its product is MRLITWNCQGAFRKKANVILLEQPDILVIPECEHPDKISFDTTTIKPNNILWFGDNKHKGLGIFSFNNYKLKLLDQHNADIKIISPISVTGGQLDFTLFAIWANNRNDPDGQYVEQIWKAIKHYDQLLSSGPTILTGDFNSNKIWDRPKRIGNHSAVVDKLTEKNIHSVYHKYQKQEQGKESHPTFYLQRKKEKPYHIDYCFASEDLYNKVESFEIGSYENWITHSDHTPLIISFNI
- a CDS encoding response regulator transcription factor; its protein translation is MSATNKASILLVEDEEHLLDALKLNLELEGYEVTTAGDGVAALKAVENEYFDLIIMDVMMPEMDGISATESIRIRKNEVPILMLSAKNTSHDRVLGLKKGADDYLTKPFNLEELLLRVEKLIEKNKKIQDKDSIGESYSFGNNNIDFKAQEAVNFKGEKIQLSKKESMLLHLLIENKNEVVTREKILQVVWGYNVYPTTRTIDNFILNFRKYFEEDSRNPVYFHSARGVGYRFVEGE